Proteins encoded together in one Drosophila albomicans strain 15112-1751.03 chromosome 2R, ASM965048v2, whole genome shotgun sequence window:
- the LOC117573534 gene encoding uncharacterized protein LOC117573534 isoform X11 produces the protein MYEKTLTIGTAKVNNAYVWQKVSYNNKNQATAATTTSASTVKSKQKQHNNNNKTVSSSAKNASKTHNEHSKTTVTTKSAVAANTTQTPVTSATIAASLKPATQTPLFKKFVGNAARRQTLAHQIKRAHRHLLTSGGNDKQPQKPTTRNNKQRTGSSAAAAAGQQTKTTKPQQQQRNKRTLNANKHLCCSKSDNQKNKLNKKQQSKRGKNNNNNAADDAKSELSSRWGSIEEQLNVLDNLLHYDEEAELYIAQLYDRYQQLQIENKTTSLVDSDSDSEIWSWSDYDYDLELNMSNNNSNDDDALSSTSGAGSHSTNNSIASPSSLVPSSLKRRGHQHHPRFAGTRRPQVPNVQEILAALYRGDSKGVLSNLRGEPTDPEPEPDRSTLSLPLTESVTNSLGSNSPTPTDESSMLDDANTTTKAASAAAGEEQAVPTAKKKKKRDKGEKSEKSERKKKSSSSSTTGKRERSKRSSGNASIMELSSDSMATDLSAGAIDEGIVLNPEDEDTQTAEWSKLRCTSEAAEIVAEREARRNKGRCADYPGLAFGRSIFSSDTMMKFNIIRNELHNIMNTQLKRAESEVAALNRRIQLLEEDLERSEERLGSATAKLSEASQAADESERARKILENRALADEERMDALENQLKEARFLAEEADKKYDEVARKLAMVEADLERAEERAEQGENKIVELEEELRVVGNNLKSLEVSEEKATQKEETFETQIKVLDHSLKEAEARAEFAERSVQKLQKEVDRLEDDLVLEKERYKDIGDDLDTAFVELILKE, from the exons ATGTACGAAAAAACATTAACAATAGGAACTGCAAAAGTTAATAATGCATATGTGTGGCAAAAAGTgagttacaacaacaaaaatcaagccacagcggcaacaacaacatcagcatcgaCAGTCAAGtctaagcaaaagcaacataacaacaacaacaagacagTATCAAGCAGTGcaaaaaatgcaagcaaaacgCATAATGAACATTCAAAAACGACTGTAACAACAAAATCAGCTGtagcagcaaacacaacacaaacaccaGTAACATCAGCTACGATTGCGGCTTCGTTAAAGCCGGCAACGCAGACGCCGCTTTTCAAAAAGTTCGTTGGCAACGCGGCTAGGCGGCAGACGCTTGCACATCAAATAAAACGCGCACACCGCCATCTATTGACGAGCGGCGGCAACGATAAGCAGCCACAAAAACCAACTACGCgtaataataaacaaagaa CAGGTagcagcgcagcagctgctgcaggacagcagacaaaaacaacaaaacctcaacagcagcagcgtaaTAAACGCACgctaaatgcaaataaacatttgtgtTGCTCAAAAAGTGATAATCAAAAGAATAagctaaataaaaagcaacaaagtaagcgtggcaaaaacaacaacaacaacgcagcTGACGACGCCAAATCAGAGCTTTCATCACGTTGGGGCTCAATCGAGGAGCAGCTGAATGTGCTCGACAATCTGCTCCACTACGATGAGGAGGCCGAATTGTATATAGCGCAACTCTACGACAGATATCAACAGCTACAGATAGAGAATAAGACCACCTCGCTTGTGGATAGCGACAGCGACTCAGAGATTTGGAGCTGGAGCGATTACGACTACGATTTGGAGCTGAACATgtcgaacaacaacagcaacgatgacgacgccCTGTCCAGCACCAGTGGAGCGGGCAGTCATAGCACCAACAATTCCATCGCATCACCATCTTCACTGGTACCGTCCTCCTTAAAGCGTCGCGGTCACCAGCATCATCCGCGCTTTGCGGGCACACGACGTCCCCAAGTGCCCAATGTCCAGGAGATACTGGCCGCTCTCTACCGCGGCGATTCCAAAGGTGTGCTCTCCAATCTGCGTGGTGAACCGACAGATCCCGAGCCAGAACCAGATCGCAGCACTTTAAGTTTACCTTTAACTGAATCGGTGACAAATTCGCTGGGCAGCAATAGTCCAACACCCACGGATGAGAGCAGTATGCTGGACGATGCCAACACCACAACAAAGGCTGCTTCTGCAGCTGCTGGCGAGGAACAGGCTGTGCCTACggccaaaaagaagaaaaaacgtGACAAAGGTGAAAAATCTGAGAAATCCGAGCGTAAAAagaaatcatcatcatcgtccacAACTGGGAAACGAGAGCGCAGCAAGCGTTCCAGTGGCAATGCCTCCATCATGGAATTAAGCAGCGACAGCATGGCCACCGACCTCAGTGCGGGCGCAATCGATGAGGGCATCGTACTCAACCCAGAGGACGAGGACACCCAGACAGCGGAATGGTCCAAGCTGCGTTGTACCAGCGAGGCAGCTGAGATTGTGGCAGAGCGAGAGGCACGTAGGAATAAAGGACGTTGTGCGGACTATCCGGGTTTGGCCTTTGGACGCTCCATCTTCAGTTCGGACACGATGATGAAGTTCAACATCATTCGCAACGAGCTGCACAACATCATGAATACGCAACTCAAGCGG gCCGAATCTGAGGTCGCTGCATTGAACCGTCGCATTCAATTGCTCGAAGAAGACTTGGAACGCTCTGAGGAGCGTCTGGGTTCCGCCACAGCTAAGCTGTCGGAAGCTTCTCAGGCTGCAGATGAGAGCGAACG TGCTCGCAAGATTCTTGAGAATCGCGCCCTTGCCGATGAAGAACGCATGGACGCTCTTGAGAATCAGCTGAAGGAAGCGCGTTTCCTTGCTGAGGAGGCTGACAAGAAATACGATGAG gtTGCCCGTAAATTGGCCATGGTTGAAGCTGATTTGGAGCGTGCCGAAGAACGTGCCGAGCAGGGTGAAAA CAAAATTGTGGAGCTTGAGGAAGAGCTGCGCGTTGTTGGTAACAACTTGAAGTCCCTGGAAGTCTCAGAGGAGAAG GCCACACAAAAAGAGGAAACCTTTGAAACGCAAATCAAGGTTTTGGATCATTCCTTGAAAGAG GCTGAGGCTCGTGCTGAATTCGCTGAACGTTCCGTTCAGAAATTGCAGAAGGAAGTCGACAGGCTCGAAG ACGACCTTGTTCTGGAGAAGGAGCGTTACAAGGATATTGGCGACGATCTCGATACCGCCTTTGTCGAGCTCATCCTCAAGGAATAA
- the LOC117573534 gene encoding uncharacterized protein LOC117573534 isoform X14, giving the protein MYEKTLTIGTAKVNNAYVWQKVSYNNKNQATAATTTSASTVKSKQKQHNNNNKTVSSSAKNASKTHNEHSKTTVTTKSAVAANTTQTPVTSATIAASLKPATQTPLFKKFVGNAARRQTLAHQIKRAHRHLLTSGGNDKQPQKPTTRNNKQRTGSSAAAAAGQQTKTTKPQQQQRNKRTLNANKHLCCSKSDNQKNKLNKKQQSKRGKNNNNNAADDAKSELSSRWGSIEEQLNVLDNLLHYDEEAELYIAQLYDRYQQLQIENKTTSLVDSDSDSEIWSWSDYDYDLELNMSNNNSNDDDALSSTSGAGSHSTNNSIASPSSLVPSSLKRRGHQHHPRFAGTRRPQVPNVQEILAALYRGDSKGVLSNLRGEPTDPEPEPDRSTLSLPLTESVTNSLGSNSPTPTDESSMLDDANTTTKAASAAAGEEQAVPTAKKKKKRDKGEKSEKSERKKKSSSSSTTGKRERSKRSSGNASIMELSSDSMATDLSAGAIDEGIVLNPEDEDTQTAEWSKLRCTSEAAEIVAEREARRNKGRCADYPGLAFGRSIFSSDTMMKFNIIRNELHNIMNTQLKRAESEVAALNRRIQLLEEDLERSEERLGSATAKLSEASQAADESERARKILENRALADEERMDALENQLKEARFLAEEADKKYDEVARKLAMVEADLERAEERAEQGENKIVELEEELRVVGNNLKSLEVSEEKATQKEETFETQIKVLDHSLKEAEARAEFAERSVQKLQKEVDRLEDDLLNERAKNKLLQEEMEATLHDIQNM; this is encoded by the exons ATGTACGAAAAAACATTAACAATAGGAACTGCAAAAGTTAATAATGCATATGTGTGGCAAAAAGTgagttacaacaacaaaaatcaagccacagcggcaacaacaacatcagcatcgaCAGTCAAGtctaagcaaaagcaacataacaacaacaacaagacagTATCAAGCAGTGcaaaaaatgcaagcaaaacgCATAATGAACATTCAAAAACGACTGTAACAACAAAATCAGCTGtagcagcaaacacaacacaaacaccaGTAACATCAGCTACGATTGCGGCTTCGTTAAAGCCGGCAACGCAGACGCCGCTTTTCAAAAAGTTCGTTGGCAACGCGGCTAGGCGGCAGACGCTTGCACATCAAATAAAACGCGCACACCGCCATCTATTGACGAGCGGCGGCAACGATAAGCAGCCACAAAAACCAACTACGCgtaataataaacaaagaa CAGGTagcagcgcagcagctgctgcaggacagcagacaaaaacaacaaaacctcaacagcagcagcgtaaTAAACGCACgctaaatgcaaataaacatttgtgtTGCTCAAAAAGTGATAATCAAAAGAATAagctaaataaaaagcaacaaagtaagcgtggcaaaaacaacaacaacaacgcagcTGACGACGCCAAATCAGAGCTTTCATCACGTTGGGGCTCAATCGAGGAGCAGCTGAATGTGCTCGACAATCTGCTCCACTACGATGAGGAGGCCGAATTGTATATAGCGCAACTCTACGACAGATATCAACAGCTACAGATAGAGAATAAGACCACCTCGCTTGTGGATAGCGACAGCGACTCAGAGATTTGGAGCTGGAGCGATTACGACTACGATTTGGAGCTGAACATgtcgaacaacaacagcaacgatgacgacgccCTGTCCAGCACCAGTGGAGCGGGCAGTCATAGCACCAACAATTCCATCGCATCACCATCTTCACTGGTACCGTCCTCCTTAAAGCGTCGCGGTCACCAGCATCATCCGCGCTTTGCGGGCACACGACGTCCCCAAGTGCCCAATGTCCAGGAGATACTGGCCGCTCTCTACCGCGGCGATTCCAAAGGTGTGCTCTCCAATCTGCGTGGTGAACCGACAGATCCCGAGCCAGAACCAGATCGCAGCACTTTAAGTTTACCTTTAACTGAATCGGTGACAAATTCGCTGGGCAGCAATAGTCCAACACCCACGGATGAGAGCAGTATGCTGGACGATGCCAACACCACAACAAAGGCTGCTTCTGCAGCTGCTGGCGAGGAACAGGCTGTGCCTACggccaaaaagaagaaaaaacgtGACAAAGGTGAAAAATCTGAGAAATCCGAGCGTAAAAagaaatcatcatcatcgtccacAACTGGGAAACGAGAGCGCAGCAAGCGTTCCAGTGGCAATGCCTCCATCATGGAATTAAGCAGCGACAGCATGGCCACCGACCTCAGTGCGGGCGCAATCGATGAGGGCATCGTACTCAACCCAGAGGACGAGGACACCCAGACAGCGGAATGGTCCAAGCTGCGTTGTACCAGCGAGGCAGCTGAGATTGTGGCAGAGCGAGAGGCACGTAGGAATAAAGGACGTTGTGCGGACTATCCGGGTTTGGCCTTTGGACGCTCCATCTTCAGTTCGGACACGATGATGAAGTTCAACATCATTCGCAACGAGCTGCACAACATCATGAATACGCAACTCAAGCGG gCCGAATCTGAGGTCGCTGCATTGAACCGTCGCATTCAATTGCTCGAAGAAGACTTGGAACGCTCTGAGGAGCGTCTGGGTTCCGCCACAGCTAAGCTGTCGGAAGCTTCTCAGGCTGCAGATGAGAGCGAACG TGCTCGCAAGATTCTTGAGAATCGCGCCCTTGCCGATGAAGAACGCATGGACGCTCTTGAGAATCAGCTGAAGGAAGCGCGTTTCCTTGCTGAGGAGGCTGACAAGAAATACGATGAG gtTGCCCGTAAATTGGCCATGGTTGAAGCTGATTTGGAGCGTGCCGAAGAACGTGCCGAGCAGGGTGAAAA CAAAATTGTGGAGCTTGAGGAAGAGCTGCGCGTTGTTGGTAACAACTTGAAGTCCCTGGAAGTCTCAGAGGAGAAG GCCACACAAAAAGAGGAAACCTTTGAAACGCAAATCAAGGTTTTGGATCATTCCTTGAAAGAG GCTGAGGCTCGTGCTGAATTCGCTGAACGTTCCGTTCAGAAATTGCAGAAGGAAGTCGACAGGCTCGAAG ACGACTTGTTGAACGAGCGCGCTAAGAACAAACTGCTGCAGGAGGAAATGGAAGCCACTTTACATGATATACAGAACATGTAA
- the LOC117573534 gene encoding retinitis pigmentosa 1-like 1 protein isoform X4 — translation MYEKTLTIGTAKVNNAYVWQKVSYNNKNQATAATTTSASTVKSKQKQHNNNNKTVSSSAKNASKTHNEHSKTTVTTKSAVAANTTQTPVTSATIAASLKPATQTPLFKKFVGNAARRQTLAHQIKRAHRHLLTSGGNDKQPQKPTTRNNKQRTGSSAAAAAGQQTKTTKPQQQQRNKRTLNANKHLCCSKSDNQKNKLNKKQQSKRGKNNNNNAADDAKSELSSRWGSIEEQLNVLDNLLHYDEEAELYIAQLYDRYQQLQIENKTTSLVDSDSDSEIWSWSDYDYDLELNMSNNNSNDDDALSSTSGAGSHSTNNSIASPSSLVPSSLKRRGHQHHPRFAGTRRPQVPNVQEILAALYRGDSKGVLSNLRGEPTDPEPEPDRSTLSLPLTESVTNSLGSNSPTPTDESSMLDDANTTTKAASAAAGEEQAVPTAKKKKKRDKGEKSEKSERKKKSSSSSTTGKRERSKRSSGNASIMELSSDSMATDLSAGAIDEGIVLNPEDEDTQTAEWSKLRCTSEAAEIVAEREARRNKGRCADYPGLAFGRSIFSSDTMMKFNIIRNELHNIMNTQLKRAESEVAALNRRIQLLEEDLERSEERLGSATAKLSEASQAADESERIRKALENRTNMEDDKVALLENQLAQAKLIAEEADKKYEEVARKLVLMEQDLERSEEKVELSESKIVELEEELRVVGNNLKSLEVSEEKATQKEETFETQIKVLDHSLKEAEARAEFAERSVQKLQKEVDRLEDDLIVEKERYCLIGDSLDEAFLDLIKGLEPFWTVRNPKPPTPKLPTPTPEELAAMEEARAAAEAAAAAAAAEAGEQGAEGAAQVVLSEDGVPVPKEPTPPPKEPTPPPPPPPPFEYSIDLPPEGAEVPFVKNYEPPPPGSEPEPAAEGEAAAPAAEGAAPAADGAAPAAEGAAPPAEGAAPPAEGAAPPAEGAAPAEAAAAAPAAEAAPEAPAAEAAAPAPAAEAPAAEAAAAPAEAEAPPA, via the exons ATGTACGAAAAAACATTAACAATAGGAACTGCAAAAGTTAATAATGCATATGTGTGGCAAAAAGTgagttacaacaacaaaaatcaagccacagcggcaacaacaacatcagcatcgaCAGTCAAGtctaagcaaaagcaacataacaacaacaacaagacagTATCAAGCAGTGcaaaaaatgcaagcaaaacgCATAATGAACATTCAAAAACGACTGTAACAACAAAATCAGCTGtagcagcaaacacaacacaaacaccaGTAACATCAGCTACGATTGCGGCTTCGTTAAAGCCGGCAACGCAGACGCCGCTTTTCAAAAAGTTCGTTGGCAACGCGGCTAGGCGGCAGACGCTTGCACATCAAATAAAACGCGCACACCGCCATCTATTGACGAGCGGCGGCAACGATAAGCAGCCACAAAAACCAACTACGCgtaataataaacaaagaa CAGGTagcagcgcagcagctgctgcaggacagcagacaaaaacaacaaaacctcaacagcagcagcgtaaTAAACGCACgctaaatgcaaataaacatttgtgtTGCTCAAAAAGTGATAATCAAAAGAATAagctaaataaaaagcaacaaagtaagcgtggcaaaaacaacaacaacaacgcagcTGACGACGCCAAATCAGAGCTTTCATCACGTTGGGGCTCAATCGAGGAGCAGCTGAATGTGCTCGACAATCTGCTCCACTACGATGAGGAGGCCGAATTGTATATAGCGCAACTCTACGACAGATATCAACAGCTACAGATAGAGAATAAGACCACCTCGCTTGTGGATAGCGACAGCGACTCAGAGATTTGGAGCTGGAGCGATTACGACTACGATTTGGAGCTGAACATgtcgaacaacaacagcaacgatgacgacgccCTGTCCAGCACCAGTGGAGCGGGCAGTCATAGCACCAACAATTCCATCGCATCACCATCTTCACTGGTACCGTCCTCCTTAAAGCGTCGCGGTCACCAGCATCATCCGCGCTTTGCGGGCACACGACGTCCCCAAGTGCCCAATGTCCAGGAGATACTGGCCGCTCTCTACCGCGGCGATTCCAAAGGTGTGCTCTCCAATCTGCGTGGTGAACCGACAGATCCCGAGCCAGAACCAGATCGCAGCACTTTAAGTTTACCTTTAACTGAATCGGTGACAAATTCGCTGGGCAGCAATAGTCCAACACCCACGGATGAGAGCAGTATGCTGGACGATGCCAACACCACAACAAAGGCTGCTTCTGCAGCTGCTGGCGAGGAACAGGCTGTGCCTACggccaaaaagaagaaaaaacgtGACAAAGGTGAAAAATCTGAGAAATCCGAGCGTAAAAagaaatcatcatcatcgtccacAACTGGGAAACGAGAGCGCAGCAAGCGTTCCAGTGGCAATGCCTCCATCATGGAATTAAGCAGCGACAGCATGGCCACCGACCTCAGTGCGGGCGCAATCGATGAGGGCATCGTACTCAACCCAGAGGACGAGGACACCCAGACAGCGGAATGGTCCAAGCTGCGTTGTACCAGCGAGGCAGCTGAGATTGTGGCAGAGCGAGAGGCACGTAGGAATAAAGGACGTTGTGCGGACTATCCGGGTTTGGCCTTTGGACGCTCCATCTTCAGTTCGGACACGATGATGAAGTTCAACATCATTCGCAACGAGCTGCACAACATCATGAATACGCAACTCAAGCGG gCCGAATCTGAGGTCGCTGCATTGAACCGTCGCATTCAATTGCTCGAAGAAGACTTGGAACGCTCTGAGGAGCGTCTGGGTTCCGCCACAGCTAAGCTGTCGGAAGCTTCTCAGGCTGCAGATGAGAGCGAACG GATACGAAAAGCGCTTGAAAATCGCACAAATATGGAAGACGACAAAGTAGCTCTATTGGAGAATCAATTAGCGCaagcaaaattaattgcagaAGAAGCTGATAAGAAATATGAAGAg GTGGCTAGAAAGTTAGTGCTCATGGAACAGGATCTGGAGCGTTCCGAGGAAAAAGTTGAGCTCAGCGAAag CAAAATTGTGGAGCTTGAGGAAGAGCTGCGCGTTGTTGGTAACAACTTGAAGTCCCTGGAAGTCTCAGAGGAGAAG GCCACACAAAAAGAGGAAACCTTTGAAACGCAAATCAAGGTTTTGGATCATTCCTTGAAAGAG GCTGAGGCTCGTGCTGAATTCGCTGAACGTTCCGTTCAGAAATTGCAGAAGGAAGTCGACAGGCTCGAAG ACGATCTAATCGTTGAAAAAGAACGTTATTGCCTCATCGGCGACAGCCTCGACGAAGCCTTCCTGGACCTCATCAAGGGCCTCGAGCCATTCTGGACAGTGCGCAATCCCAAGCCACCTACGCCCAAATTGCCCACACCAACTCCCGAGGAACTCGCCGCCATGGAGGAGGCCAGAGCCGCAGCCGAAGCAgccgccgctgcagctgcggcCGAGGCTGGCGAGCAGGGCGCAGAGGGTGCTGCGCAAGTTGTGTTGTCAGAGGATGGTGTGCCGGTGCCCAAGGAGCCGACGCCACCACCAAAGGAGCCAactccaccaccaccaccaccgccaccatTCGAGTACTCGATCGATTTGCCGCCAGAGGGCGCTGAAGTGCCATTCGTTAAGAACTATGAGCCACCACCACCCGGCTCTGAGCCCGAGCCAGCTGCCGAAGGCGAGGCTGCTGCACCAGCGGCTGAGGGAGCTGCACCTGCTGCTGACGGTGCTGCTCCAGCGGCTGAGGGAGCTGCCCCACCAGCGGAAGGCGCGGCGCCACCAGCTGAGGGAGCTGCCCCACCAGCAGAGGGAGCTGCACCggctgaggctgctgctgctgcaccgGCGGCTGAGGCTGCTCCTGAAGCACCAGCGGCTGAGGCAGCTGCGCCAGCGCCTGCAGCTGAAGCACCTGCTGCCGAAGCGGCTGCCGCGCCAGCTGAAGCCGAGGCGCCACCAGCCTAA
- the LOC117573534 gene encoding uncharacterized protein LOC117573534 isoform X16: MYEKTLTIGTAKVNNAYVWQKVSYNNKNQATAATTTSASTVKSKQKQHNNNNKTVSSSAKNASKTHNEHSKTTVTTKSAVAANTTQTPVTSATIAASLKPATQTPLFKKFVGNAARRQTLAHQIKRAHRHLLTSGGNDKQPQKPTTRNNKQRTGSSAAAAAGQQTKTTKPQQQQRNKRTLNANKHLCCSKSDNQKNKLNKKQQSKRGKNNNNNAADDAKSELSSRWGSIEEQLNVLDNLLHYDEEAELYIAQLYDRYQQLQIENKTTSLVDSDSDSEIWSWSDYDYDLELNMSNNNSNDDDALSSTSGAGSHSTNNSIASPSSLVPSSLKRRGHQHHPRFAGTRRPQVPNVQEILAALYRGDSKGVLSNLRGEPTDPEPEPDRSTLSLPLTESVTNSLGSNSPTPTDESSMLDDANTTTKAASAAAGEEQAVPTAKKKKKRDKGEKSEKSERKKKSSSSSTTGKRERSKRSSGNASIMELSSDSMATDLSAGAIDEGIVLNPEDEDTQTAEWSKLRCTSEAAEIVAEREARRNKGRCADYPGLAFGRSIFSSDTMMKFNIIRNELHNIMNTQLKRAESEVAALNRRIQLLEEDLERSEERLGSATAKLSEASQAADESERARKILENRALADEERMDALENQLKEARFLAEEADKKYDEVARKLAMVEADLERAEERAEQGENKIVELEEELRVVGNNLKSLEVSEEKATQKEETFETQIKVLDHSLKEAEARAEFAERSVQKLQKEVDRLEDEVSKGKEKYKTIAQELEYADLNNY; the protein is encoded by the exons ATGTACGAAAAAACATTAACAATAGGAACTGCAAAAGTTAATAATGCATATGTGTGGCAAAAAGTgagttacaacaacaaaaatcaagccacagcggcaacaacaacatcagcatcgaCAGTCAAGtctaagcaaaagcaacataacaacaacaacaagacagTATCAAGCAGTGcaaaaaatgcaagcaaaacgCATAATGAACATTCAAAAACGACTGTAACAACAAAATCAGCTGtagcagcaaacacaacacaaacaccaGTAACATCAGCTACGATTGCGGCTTCGTTAAAGCCGGCAACGCAGACGCCGCTTTTCAAAAAGTTCGTTGGCAACGCGGCTAGGCGGCAGACGCTTGCACATCAAATAAAACGCGCACACCGCCATCTATTGACGAGCGGCGGCAACGATAAGCAGCCACAAAAACCAACTACGCgtaataataaacaaagaa CAGGTagcagcgcagcagctgctgcaggacagcagacaaaaacaacaaaacctcaacagcagcagcgtaaTAAACGCACgctaaatgcaaataaacatttgtgtTGCTCAAAAAGTGATAATCAAAAGAATAagctaaataaaaagcaacaaagtaagcgtggcaaaaacaacaacaacaacgcagcTGACGACGCCAAATCAGAGCTTTCATCACGTTGGGGCTCAATCGAGGAGCAGCTGAATGTGCTCGACAATCTGCTCCACTACGATGAGGAGGCCGAATTGTATATAGCGCAACTCTACGACAGATATCAACAGCTACAGATAGAGAATAAGACCACCTCGCTTGTGGATAGCGACAGCGACTCAGAGATTTGGAGCTGGAGCGATTACGACTACGATTTGGAGCTGAACATgtcgaacaacaacagcaacgatgacgacgccCTGTCCAGCACCAGTGGAGCGGGCAGTCATAGCACCAACAATTCCATCGCATCACCATCTTCACTGGTACCGTCCTCCTTAAAGCGTCGCGGTCACCAGCATCATCCGCGCTTTGCGGGCACACGACGTCCCCAAGTGCCCAATGTCCAGGAGATACTGGCCGCTCTCTACCGCGGCGATTCCAAAGGTGTGCTCTCCAATCTGCGTGGTGAACCGACAGATCCCGAGCCAGAACCAGATCGCAGCACTTTAAGTTTACCTTTAACTGAATCGGTGACAAATTCGCTGGGCAGCAATAGTCCAACACCCACGGATGAGAGCAGTATGCTGGACGATGCCAACACCACAACAAAGGCTGCTTCTGCAGCTGCTGGCGAGGAACAGGCTGTGCCTACggccaaaaagaagaaaaaacgtGACAAAGGTGAAAAATCTGAGAAATCCGAGCGTAAAAagaaatcatcatcatcgtccacAACTGGGAAACGAGAGCGCAGCAAGCGTTCCAGTGGCAATGCCTCCATCATGGAATTAAGCAGCGACAGCATGGCCACCGACCTCAGTGCGGGCGCAATCGATGAGGGCATCGTACTCAACCCAGAGGACGAGGACACCCAGACAGCGGAATGGTCCAAGCTGCGTTGTACCAGCGAGGCAGCTGAGATTGTGGCAGAGCGAGAGGCACGTAGGAATAAAGGACGTTGTGCGGACTATCCGGGTTTGGCCTTTGGACGCTCCATCTTCAGTTCGGACACGATGATGAAGTTCAACATCATTCGCAACGAGCTGCACAACATCATGAATACGCAACTCAAGCGG gCCGAATCTGAGGTCGCTGCATTGAACCGTCGCATTCAATTGCTCGAAGAAGACTTGGAACGCTCTGAGGAGCGTCTGGGTTCCGCCACAGCTAAGCTGTCGGAAGCTTCTCAGGCTGCAGATGAGAGCGAACG TGCTCGCAAGATTCTTGAGAATCGCGCCCTTGCCGATGAAGAACGCATGGACGCTCTTGAGAATCAGCTGAAGGAAGCGCGTTTCCTTGCTGAGGAGGCTGACAAGAAATACGATGAG gtTGCCCGTAAATTGGCCATGGTTGAAGCTGATTTGGAGCGTGCCGAAGAACGTGCCGAGCAGGGTGAAAA CAAAATTGTGGAGCTTGAGGAAGAGCTGCGCGTTGTTGGTAACAACTTGAAGTCCCTGGAAGTCTCAGAGGAGAAG GCCACACAAAAAGAGGAAACCTTTGAAACGCAAATCAAGGTTTTGGATCATTCCTTGAAAGAG GCTGAGGCTCGTGCTGAATTCGCTGAACGTTCCGTTCAGAAATTGCAGAAGGAAGTCGACAGGCTCGAAG ATGAGGTGAGCAAAGGTAAGGAGAAGTACAAAACAATTGCCCAGGAGCTGGAATACGCTGATCTCAACAACTAttaa